Proteins encoded by one window of Methanobacterium sp. CWC-01:
- a CDS encoding flippase yields the protein MVRFVYRDSLRRNMTTKIARGSIIMLFGAFIFRMGGAIYRFVMAYLLGPVGYGILSLATPMQGILIMIASGGMPPAIAKYVAQYSAQENDEMVKLVIHTATKMVFILGMLFSVIIFVLAEPLAVGLFHKPEAILPFQLVALITPFSVLVGALRGTFQGKHQMGNIVITKAFEQVFMIISAIFLVLAGFYVAGAIIGTTIGFMASLVAGYVLYRRGIGLELKDVKLDFNFRQEISIAKMLLFFSFPVVVTGLAELALFDFVGNFVVGIYLASEYVGYYGIATPIARLPLTISTAVSTALLPAATEAVSTNDRSLLKTYINQSYRYVTLLVLPLSVGTMLFAAPILNIIGPAYLNATQALQILAMGMLFFTIYTVSSSIAQGFGKPYLPMVILVLGTFLDLGLSLYLVPLYGINGTAVATTISGFFIMTTLSWKILKIADVSLSMGNFVRIVAATAILGLFFLILPKTLPFLVVAMVLAAPIYTISLILVGGMKKSDVRAIYKLSDRMGPLSSTGKKIADFLDRFAR from the coding sequence TTGGTAAGATTTGTCTATAGAGACTCCTTGAGGCGTAACATGACCACAAAAATAGCAAGAGGCAGTATAATAATGCTCTTCGGGGCTTTTATCTTCCGTATGGGGGGAGCTATTTATCGTTTTGTCATGGCTTATCTTTTAGGTCCGGTAGGCTACGGTATTCTTAGTTTAGCGACTCCTATGCAAGGTATCCTTATAATGATTGCCTCTGGGGGCATGCCTCCAGCTATAGCTAAGTATGTGGCCCAGTATTCTGCTCAAGAAAATGATGAGATGGTTAAGCTGGTCATACACACCGCCACCAAGATGGTGTTCATTTTAGGAATGCTTTTTAGTGTGATCATCTTTGTATTGGCCGAACCATTGGCAGTGGGTTTGTTCCACAAACCAGAAGCCATTCTACCTTTCCAGCTGGTGGCATTGATCACTCCTTTCAGTGTGTTAGTAGGGGCCCTGAGGGGTACCTTCCAGGGAAAACATCAGATGGGTAATATAGTCATTACCAAGGCCTTTGAACAGGTCTTTATGATAATATCAGCCATATTCCTGGTTCTAGCAGGTTTTTATGTTGCTGGAGCAATAATCGGTACCACCATAGGGTTTATGGCCTCTTTAGTAGCTGGATATGTGCTATACAGGAGAGGAATTGGCCTGGAACTCAAGGATGTTAAATTAGATTTTAATTTCAGGCAGGAGATCTCCATTGCCAAAATGCTTTTGTTTTTCTCTTTCCCGGTGGTTGTCACTGGCCTGGCTGAACTGGCCCTTTTTGATTTTGTGGGCAACTTCGTGGTGGGTATTTATTTAGCCAGTGAGTATGTGGGATACTACGGTATAGCCACTCCCATAGCCCGACTTCCTTTAACCATATCCACAGCCGTTTCCACGGCCCTCTTACCTGCAGCCACTGAAGCTGTGAGTACCAACGATAGAAGTCTTCTTAAAACCTACATCAACCAGTCTTACCGTTATGTAACTCTTCTGGTCCTGCCACTATCGGTGGGGACCATGTTATTCGCCGCCCCCATCTTAAACATCATCGGCCCTGCGTACTTAAACGCAACCCAGGCCTTGCAGATATTGGCGATGGGTATGCTATTTTTCACCATATACACGGTGTCCAGTAGCATTGCCCAGGGCTTTGGGAAACCATATCTCCCCATGGTTATCCTGGTATTAGGAACCTTCCTGGATCTGGGTTTGAGCCTTTATCTGGTGCCCCTTTATGGAATTAATGGTACTGCCGTTGCCACCACCATATCCGGATTTTTCATCATGACCACCTTATCCTGGAAGATACTAAAAATCGCCGATGTTTCTCTTTCCATGGGTAACTTTGTCCGTATCGTGGCAGCTACCGCAATATTAGGACTGTTTTTCCTGATCCTGCCCAAAACTCTCCCATTCCTTGTTGTGGCCATGGTTTTGGCCGCTCCCATATACACGATTAGTCTCATACTAGTCGGTGGAATGAAAAAGAGTGACGTTCGAGCCATCTACAAATTAAGCGATAGGATGGGCCCATTATCCTCAACGGGTAAAAAAATAGCCGATTTCCTGGATAGATTTGCACGCTGA
- a CDS encoding FAD synthase produces MKLVMATGTFDLIHPGHGYYLEESKKLGGKNSRLVVVIARDATVRAKKRVPIVPESQRREVVAMLKPVDDAYLGSETDMFQIVEELKPDIISIGPDQKFNMEWLREELKKRNLKVEVIKIDSYLDSDLDSTCKIIKKIKDTDFPKGSFC; encoded by the coding sequence ATTAAACTTGTAATGGCTACTGGAACCTTCGATCTAATCCATCCGGGCCATGGTTATTATCTGGAAGAGTCGAAAAAATTGGGGGGAAAAAATTCCCGATTGGTCGTAGTGATAGCTCGTGATGCCACGGTCCGGGCCAAGAAAAGAGTGCCAATTGTCCCTGAAAGCCAGCGCCGAGAGGTTGTGGCCATGCTTAAACCGGTAGACGACGCATATTTAGGTAGTGAGACCGACATGTTCCAGATCGTAGAGGAATTAAAGCCGGACATAATATCAATCGGACCTGATCAGAAATTCAATATGGAATGGTTAAGGGAAGAACTTAAAAAGAGGAATCTTAAGGTAGAGGTGATTAAAATTGATAGTTACCTTGATTCAGATCTGGACAGTACCTGCAAAATAATTAAGAAGATAAAAGATACGGATTTCCCTAAAGGAAGTTTCTGTTAA